In one window of Sandaracinaceae bacterium DNA:
- a CDS encoding tetratricopeptide repeat protein — translation MSQGPVCALRVALSLCVCLLAVGRAHAQPEQTDSPAGEPVDPGAAGPAEGAADGEGASAAEDSSGDPSEPSEAAVTEARRRYAQGSEFYRRARYAEAIAEFSEAYSLWPNPTILYALGQAYEGLSEVNRAIETYQRYIDAAPEGDLRREDAELRIEELRGLLAIVHVDVNVEAVVSVDGEPQGSAPGDFRLSTGRHVMEVRADGYQPQTATITIAGGTERTVTFELEPAPVAAVHVAHEPFRFPRPVFYTAVGLTGAGAVVWGAMATTTLVRARRYNDTPGRTNFDRDDARDVASRSNVALGVTGGLLVTTVVIGLLTNWRGSGADDEPPSEPLVTAGISPLQGGALVSARWTR, via the coding sequence ATGTCGCAAGGACCCGTCTGCGCCCTCCGTGTTGCGCTCTCACTGTGCGTTTGCCTCTTGGCTGTCGGGCGTGCGCACGCCCAACCCGAACAAACCGACTCCCCAGCGGGTGAACCCGTCGACCCGGGAGCGGCCGGCCCCGCCGAAGGCGCCGCGGACGGTGAGGGAGCCTCCGCCGCCGAGGACTCCAGCGGTGACCCGAGCGAGCCCTCCGAGGCTGCCGTGACCGAGGCGCGGCGCAGGTACGCCCAGGGGTCCGAGTTCTACCGCCGCGCGCGCTATGCCGAGGCCATCGCCGAGTTCAGCGAGGCCTACTCCCTCTGGCCCAACCCCACCATCCTGTACGCGCTGGGACAGGCCTACGAAGGGCTGTCGGAGGTCAACCGCGCGATCGAGACCTACCAGCGCTACATCGACGCAGCGCCCGAGGGGGACCTGCGGCGCGAAGACGCCGAGCTGCGCATCGAAGAGCTGCGGGGGCTCCTCGCGATCGTGCACGTGGACGTGAACGTCGAGGCCGTCGTGAGCGTGGACGGTGAGCCACAAGGCTCGGCGCCCGGGGACTTCCGTCTGTCCACTGGTCGGCACGTGATGGAGGTGCGCGCCGACGGCTACCAGCCGCAGACGGCCACCATCACGATCGCGGGTGGCACGGAGCGCACCGTGACGTTCGAGCTCGAGCCCGCGCCCGTGGCGGCGGTGCATGTCGCGCACGAGCCCTTCCGCTTCCCACGACCCGTGTTCTACACGGCGGTCGGGCTCACCGGCGCCGGCGCCGTCGTGTGGGGCGCCATGGCCACCACCACCCTCGTCCGGGCGCGGCGGTACAACGACACGCCTGGCCGCACCAACTTCGACCGCGACGATGCCCGCGACGTCGCCTCACGCTCCAACGTGGCGCTGGGCGTGACGGGTGGCCTGCTCGTCACCACCGTCGTCATCGGCTTGCTGACCAATTGGCGTGGGTCCGGGGCGGACGACGAGCCTCCCTCCGAGCCACTGGTCACCGCGGGCATCTCCCCACTGCAGGGCGGCGCCCTCGTGTCGGCGAGGTGGACCCGATGA
- a CDS encoding VCBS repeat-containing protein translates to MKRAILIVAGLSLLPGCTLAGLWDAPQVEIEERSCRVDADCASVRFTVDPSLRNDPCLVAVRSCDVSAERCVVDLQARDSDGDGYRDTACAGVRPEFAPFGVDCDDADASAYPNADLDGDGFVARGCGDGLPEDCDDTRATAYPGATVEACDGVVSTCTDATPPLRRTVEDFDGDRFAPIDLDPSVCVDVMSDDGELLSIPHTDCDDLDPNVYPGAPDVCDGRHNDCESPTGVGPDLGEDVDGDGFASPSSLSCDPDLPGGLPNSDCDDLDPNTYPAAQETCDGLINNCNERRNGAFMRPVEDPDGDGKYAGNASCVNPVVDIECINAAFDRFSTFCLPSSEAQVASSVVSLGAMVSADFNGNGFEELVFVRDDVGCAMGGRIYLYHSFQSLNSSLNGQVNTCDAVGGTVAIFAAQADDDPELEVVTLSGAGAVMAYDVGPGSNPTLTVKQPMGITVGGTALAVGELAGAAAPVVIAVEGGALVSRPLDADAVAGSATTVDAAGAGLTGLLLTDVDGDTRPDLLAYGASSATLRIYPGTATGGFGMRQNLDLAALLPGVGNPREVAVGDVEGGGDGDMDIVVSGSMGLGLLARRDGAYVGMPVGVLPNGESLALGDIVASDIDVRDMGSDGSAEIVYAVTDRDSVGYIDEIGSGLFAQHVFVADLAGVTNVAAGDFDGDVDVDVAAYSPTFQQVVRYQSYFVSNMGFSSSRFVDRSVDVGSTVAYDVDADGATDLIGASSLAGGEIVLWRARSRDFSMLEELVVGRADGGEVISGLAAGDVTGDERADFAVVSEGAGLVGYIRGIGDLTYAPRQALAPFDGARAVAMGDLDGDGLDEILVAANGGSEGRLAVYARESGGASFSRTVVDTTTAACTAIALGDVDDDGDLDVALSCGTDGVVVLRNPGQMGGAFEVVPVFDGSGGANASSVALFDMDRDGAADVVSYRADLASVRVDLSRGGSFGDPPTLVPADVQSPSGALVTGTDLDADGDLDLIVAGLATGSPLIYLQLLTLDPLRFVPGVIQASVSGRAVALVPLDVSGDRYQDFAVSYAEQRNVIAYRSSPNPWWGH, encoded by the coding sequence ATGAAGCGCGCGATCCTGATCGTCGCGGGGCTCTCGCTCCTGCCCGGTTGCACCCTCGCCGGCCTGTGGGACGCCCCCCAGGTCGAGATCGAGGAGCGCTCGTGTCGCGTGGACGCCGACTGCGCCTCCGTGCGCTTCACGGTGGACCCCTCGCTGCGCAACGACCCCTGCTTGGTGGCGGTGCGCTCGTGCGACGTGAGCGCCGAGCGCTGCGTCGTGGACCTGCAGGCGCGAGACTCGGACGGCGACGGCTACCGCGACACGGCGTGTGCAGGCGTGCGCCCCGAGTTCGCTCCCTTCGGCGTGGACTGCGACGACGCCGATGCGAGCGCGTATCCGAACGCGGACCTCGACGGCGACGGCTTCGTCGCGCGCGGCTGCGGCGACGGCCTGCCGGAGGACTGCGACGACACCCGCGCCACGGCCTATCCCGGCGCCACCGTGGAGGCCTGCGACGGCGTGGTCTCCACCTGCACCGACGCGACCCCGCCGCTGCGCCGCACCGTCGAGGACTTCGACGGCGATCGCTTCGCGCCCATCGACCTGGACCCGAGCGTCTGCGTGGACGTGATGAGCGACGACGGAGAGCTGCTCTCGATCCCGCACACGGACTGCGACGACCTCGACCCGAACGTGTATCCGGGCGCGCCCGACGTCTGCGACGGACGCCACAACGACTGCGAGAGCCCCACGGGTGTGGGACCCGACCTGGGCGAGGACGTCGACGGTGATGGCTTCGCGTCCCCCTCGAGCCTGTCCTGCGACCCCGACCTCCCGGGCGGCCTGCCCAACTCGGACTGCGACGACCTCGACCCCAACACATACCCGGCTGCGCAGGAGACCTGCGACGGACTCATCAACAACTGCAACGAGCGGCGCAACGGGGCCTTCATGCGCCCCGTCGAGGACCCGGACGGTGACGGCAAGTATGCGGGCAACGCGAGCTGCGTGAACCCCGTGGTGGACATCGAGTGCATCAACGCGGCCTTTGACCGCTTCAGCACGTTCTGCTTGCCCAGCTCGGAAGCGCAGGTGGCGTCCTCGGTCGTGTCACTGGGAGCGATGGTGTCCGCCGACTTCAACGGCAACGGCTTCGAGGAGCTGGTGTTCGTGCGGGACGACGTGGGCTGCGCCATGGGCGGGAGGATCTACCTGTATCACTCGTTCCAGAGCCTCAACAGCTCGCTCAACGGGCAGGTCAACACCTGTGACGCCGTCGGCGGGACGGTAGCCATCTTCGCGGCGCAAGCCGACGACGACCCCGAGCTCGAGGTGGTCACGCTCAGCGGCGCGGGCGCTGTCATGGCCTACGACGTGGGACCCGGTTCGAACCCCACGCTCACCGTCAAGCAGCCCATGGGCATCACCGTGGGCGGCACGGCGCTGGCCGTCGGTGAGCTCGCTGGTGCAGCTGCGCCGGTGGTGATCGCGGTCGAGGGAGGCGCGCTCGTCTCCCGTCCGCTCGACGCCGACGCCGTGGCGGGGAGCGCCACGACCGTGGACGCTGCCGGGGCTGGGCTGACAGGGCTCCTGCTGACCGACGTCGATGGCGATACGCGTCCCGACCTGCTGGCCTACGGCGCGAGCTCGGCGACGCTGCGCATCTACCCGGGCACCGCGACTGGAGGCTTCGGGATGCGCCAGAACCTGGATCTGGCTGCGCTGCTGCCTGGTGTGGGCAACCCGCGTGAGGTCGCCGTGGGCGACGTCGAGGGCGGCGGCGATGGAGACATGGACATCGTCGTGTCTGGCTCCATGGGGCTCGGGCTGTTGGCGCGCCGCGATGGCGCCTACGTGGGGATGCCGGTCGGCGTGCTGCCCAACGGCGAGAGCCTGGCGCTGGGGGACATCGTCGCGAGCGACATCGACGTCCGGGACATGGGCAGCGATGGCTCTGCGGAGATCGTCTACGCCGTGACCGACCGTGACTCGGTGGGCTACATCGACGAGATCGGCAGCGGATTGTTCGCGCAGCACGTCTTCGTCGCGGACCTCGCGGGCGTGACCAACGTCGCGGCCGGTGACTTCGACGGCGACGTCGACGTCGACGTCGCGGCCTACTCGCCGACCTTCCAGCAGGTGGTGCGCTATCAGTCCTACTTCGTCTCGAACATGGGCTTCTCGAGCAGCCGCTTCGTCGACCGCTCGGTGGACGTGGGGTCGACCGTGGCCTACGACGTGGACGCCGACGGCGCCACAGACCTGATCGGCGCCTCCAGCCTCGCGGGGGGCGAGATCGTCCTGTGGCGGGCGCGCTCGCGCGATTTCTCCATGCTCGAAGAGCTGGTGGTCGGACGCGCGGACGGTGGCGAGGTCATCTCGGGGCTGGCTGCCGGAGACGTCACGGGTGACGAGCGCGCGGACTTCGCGGTCGTCTCCGAGGGCGCCGGACTGGTCGGCTACATTCGCGGCATTGGCGACCTGACCTACGCGCCACGGCAGGCGCTGGCGCCGTTCGACGGTGCGCGGGCCGTGGCCATGGGGGACCTCGACGGCGATGGTCTCGACGAGATCCTGGTCGCCGCCAACGGTGGCAGCGAGGGGCGGCTGGCGGTGTACGCGCGCGAGTCGGGGGGGGCGAGCTTCTCGCGTACCGTGGTGGACACCACCACCGCCGCGTGCACCGCCATCGCGCTGGGCGACGTGGACGACGACGGCGACCTCGACGTGGCGCTCTCCTGCGGCACGGACGGTGTCGTGGTGCTGCGTAACCCCGGACAGATGGGTGGGGCCTTCGAGGTGGTACCCGTCTTCGACGGATCCGGTGGCGCGAACGCGTCCTCGGTGGCGCTCTTCGACATGGATCGCGACGGCGCGGCGGATGTGGTGTCCTACCGCGCCGATCTCGCGTCGGTGCGCGTCGACCTCTCCCGTGGTGGGTCGTTCGGCGATCCACCCACGCTCGTCCCCGCCGACGTCCAGTCGCCGTCGGGCGCGCTCGTGACGGGGACGGACCTAGACGCTGACGGAGACCTCGACCTGATCGTCGCGGGGCTCGCGACCGGGAGCCCGCTGATCTACCTCCAGCTCCTCACGCTGGACCCGCTGCGCTTCGTGCCAGGGGTCATCCAAGCATCCGTGAGCGGTCGGGCCGTCGCGCTCGTTCCGCTCGACGTGTCCGGTGACCGCTATCAGGACTTCGCCGTGTCGTACGCCGAGCAGCGGAACGTCATCGCATACCGCTCGAGCCCCAACCCATGGTGGGGGCACTGA
- a CDS encoding putative porin translates to MLSTRRNPSRALAVALPALVAMSACVVAPARAQDALTPQPIAPAPGGTPIAPAPGGTPIAPPASSAAEGLVAAPAEPAGAPSEPATTPAPEPPRIPLRVTASVTLRYDSFILGDPLDFVGGPDYVGGFRTRVRLGAVYDPADSPVHGGVRLVVGENPNPAASFVPIGDVARTTGIGLDQYYVSVRPLRDRQRVTLTAGKMPNPFFTGWTDVGFRSEVVFDQDIMPSGLALSARLVDREGLRLTSTSGYFVVQDIENVRFSGKTGTIALTTSQLLLELPFVAAAASYYRYSNLNAGLHAPGVVPGDGADFMPGTNAFLLRGGGLQSTNNRVNYGPNADGFIDDDWDVVHLLAQLQLDFEGRPLVGPMRFYAMLEYVRNLTTEREHTAVSATMGARLGAFRAGTMPPLDVWATYRRVQADATLAMFADADLGGGTDYHGVELGVAMYAHEQVRLLASYFDFRRAPGMVERVQRVFFDLIWSY, encoded by the coding sequence ATGCTGTCCACTCGAAGAAACCCCTCTCGCGCGCTGGCCGTCGCGCTGCCGGCGCTCGTGGCCATGTCGGCGTGCGTCGTCGCGCCGGCGCGCGCCCAGGACGCGCTCACTCCACAGCCCATCGCGCCCGCGCCCGGAGGGACACCCATCGCGCCCGCGCCCGGAGGGACACCCATCGCGCCGCCCGCGTCGAGTGCTGCGGAGGGCCTCGTCGCTGCCCCCGCCGAGCCGGCTGGCGCACCGTCCGAGCCTGCCACTACCCCTGCGCCCGAGCCTCCCCGCATCCCGCTGCGCGTCACCGCCAGCGTCACGCTGCGCTACGACTCGTTCATCCTCGGCGATCCGCTCGACTTCGTGGGAGGCCCTGACTACGTGGGCGGCTTCCGCACGCGCGTGCGCCTCGGCGCCGTGTACGACCCCGCCGACAGCCCCGTGCATGGCGGCGTCCGCCTCGTGGTGGGCGAGAACCCGAACCCGGCGGCCTCCTTCGTTCCCATCGGGGACGTGGCGCGCACCACGGGCATCGGCCTCGACCAATACTACGTGTCCGTTCGACCACTGCGCGACCGGCAGCGCGTGACGCTGACGGCCGGCAAGATGCCCAACCCGTTCTTCACGGGCTGGACCGACGTGGGCTTCCGCAGCGAGGTGGTGTTCGACCAGGACATCATGCCGTCCGGCCTCGCGTTGTCCGCCCGCCTCGTCGATCGTGAAGGGCTACGTCTCACGAGCACGTCCGGCTACTTCGTGGTCCAGGACATCGAGAACGTCCGCTTCAGCGGCAAGACGGGGACGATCGCGCTCACCACCAGTCAGCTGCTGCTGGAACTGCCCTTCGTCGCCGCGGCTGCCAGCTACTACCGCTACAGCAACCTCAACGCGGGCCTGCACGCGCCCGGGGTGGTTCCGGGTGACGGCGCCGACTTCATGCCGGGCACGAACGCGTTCCTGCTGCGTGGCGGCGGTCTCCAGAGCACCAACAACCGGGTCAACTACGGCCCGAACGCGGATGGCTTCATCGACGATGACTGGGACGTGGTGCACCTGCTGGCGCAGCTCCAGCTCGACTTCGAGGGGCGCCCGCTGGTTGGCCCCATGCGCTTCTACGCGATGCTGGAGTACGTGCGGAACCTGACCACCGAGCGCGAGCACACCGCCGTGTCCGCCACCATGGGCGCGCGCCTCGGCGCCTTTCGCGCCGGCACGATGCCTCCGCTCGACGTGTGGGCCACCTACCGCCGCGTCCAGGCTGACGCCACGCTGGCCATGTTCGCCGACGCGGACCTCGGGGGCGGGACGGACTATCACGGCGTGGAGCTGGGCGTCGCGATGTACGCCCACGAGCAGGTGCGCTTGCTGGCTTCGTACTTCGACTTCAGACGCGCTCCCGGCATGGTGGAGCGCGTGCAGCGTGTCTTCTTCGACCTCATCTGGAGCTACTGA